Proteins encoded in a region of the Magallana gigas chromosome 8, xbMagGiga1.1, whole genome shotgun sequence genome:
- the LOC105348053 gene encoding transient receptor potential cation channel subfamily M member-like 2 isoform X1, translating to MAGVGMDTKIYPSEKYDRVRFSSDQGGAGPSAMNLKERKIQQDRFYEVQSALTLEEARYSEMRKKIPGLGRIPKDRINTQSQDLEFQKRKQDHVVFVKQNFRQIECSKFVPDPKKLGVKKIRDLKCHCGEILTEHAGLSSAQPMNNVQRDIVEAYLIPEKLRSHINRETLFKAPPENLASLLHSVPWSKEDAFRENICTTFGKISFVNNDNSKPAKYVRLSHNDSVDRCLELMEKHWKIMEPKRPSLCISVIGGAKSFKLDNKMRETFNTGLIKAAKTTNAWLITTGSNVGVMKAVGNAVSEGQSFLWDDDRITHTLRLIGIGPWGYVKDRKYLESDGDGCFPVHFKTSNIIQHGKPVPLNPNHTHFVFVDDGYRNNYKGASEFRASFEQKVSKPTEAGGLGIPVVLVILEGGTDAISDAMVSLNHHIPVVVCSGTGRAADILAYAYSHTRSKHHDSKTPRNRKGELKPKHEDKLIEKIFDAYGERWKEKEIEENIRLHLTNVKKCMEHRDLINIFPMNKHEDLDIAILTALLNSKAGETSDEIRQNQLKLALTWDRADIAQEEIFREDVLWPTGSLDDVLMEAIMEERVEFVALILTQNVVMKEFLTTQKLQELYDKSLSRMDSHHLKKLMRRTINSEEFSYDNLARLMESLMDKYDHNFDESSIVDTGPGKKFSPVLTNAQQHFKFPFKQLMIWSILMLRQKMAMFAWQMGNEPVTSAVAASRIYGSMAEHIHRNESALKEKVLTYKDEFEHLARSVLDECHIKHQEKAMMLAERKSPSWSSMTSLQIAASAGNRAYLSSVSCKNSIDTSWNRGIQSSPSKVLVTVFLPFLLFTPFLEVNAMGEKKAKTFQKILTFYTAPITKFTHHSILYIFFVALFTYFLLVDYQFYEITTIEIVCIVWIFTFIVDELYTLLTFPSPTFHGKIRDWYGMLKCVDMLNLLLALVAFLVRIIDMEKHAEEAKIIFSINCIIFYIRIMKLYTANSSLGPKLEMIKMMFDELRMFLLVVIVFLLAYGVASQSLLFRQRDASWDILRDIVFYPYWQLYGELDFENAVHTDQECFESLGNFSSSSMTRMAYNVAKMKCKKEYWLVYILCAGYLIMGNILLFNLLIAIFNHIFTKVEEKSNEIWKFQMYFLTMEFDNKTALVPPLSIIPHLYLFFKWIARKTCCKKRSKGVQFTQRHLEFLQLFEKEEMANYLRHKKSEQKDSAESKLQKRVEELFKLVEEELTADQGGSSFNHTLIATQTTKLPRETTFESCPLEPNGWPKTEAVIEFAKKLEEKEQKEVIEEEVAEALMDEEQAKKEKKKKKKKKHKKHKKETQEEEKINNMDVQNNAKPESEAQKNIPDNAWASPLPPTTTRNLSPRLASQESPYKSPYLQRRLTPLKVQNDSSEDSDDVEDNAQVKTPEPYNILSTPRRSRSKLPASDSDSDVPRKSRKKKSLTRVESSTEDERRSKSKFFKRFRSRQLSDTD from the exons atggcagGTGTTGGAATGGACACAAAGATATACCCCTCAGAGAAATATGACAGGGTTCGATTTTCTTCGGACCAAGGGGGAGCTGGTCCATCGGCCATGAatttgaaagaaagaaaaatccaaCAGGATCGGTTTTATGAGGTGCAATCAGCTTTGACACTTGAGGAGGCGCGATACTCAGAAATGCGTAAAAAGATCCCTGGACTTGGTCGCATTCCTAAAGATCGCATTAATACACAGAGCCAGGATTTGGAATTTCAGAAG aGGAAACAAGACCATGTGGTATTTGTGAAGCAAAATTTTCGACAAATTGAGTGTAGCAAGTTTGTGCCAGACCCTAAAAAGCTTGGAGTGAAGAAGATCAGGGACTTAAA ATGCCACTGTGGAGAAATTTTGACAGAGCATGCTGGACTTTCCAGTGCTCAACCAATGAACAATGTTCAAAGGGACATTGTGGAGGCATATCTTATTCCAGAGA AGTTGAGAAGCCACATAAATCGGGAGACCCTCTTCAAAGCTCCTCCAGAAAATTTAGCCTCACTTTTACACTCAGTTCCCTGGAGTAAAGAGGATGCGTTCCGGGAAAACATCTGTACAACATTCGGCAAAATCAGTTTTGTGAACAATGACAACTCCAAACCTGCCAAG TATGTGCGACTAAGTCACAATGACTCCGTAGACAGATGCTTGGAACTTATGGAGAAACACTGGAAAATAATGGAACCCAAACGTCCCAGCTTGTGTATATCTGTGATAGGAGGGGCAAAGAGCTTCAAGCTGGACAACAAGATGAGAGAAACTTTCAACACTGGTCTCATTAAG gCAGCAAAGACAACAAACGCTTGGCTGATCACAACTGGGTCAAATGTCGGGGTGATGAAGGCGGTCGGGAATGCGGTCAGTGAGGGACAGTCCTTCCTGTGGGACGACGACCGCATCACCCACACCCTGCGTCTGATCGGTATTGGGCCCTGGGGATATGTCAAAGACAGGAAATACCTGGAGAGTGATGGAGAT ggCTGCTTTCCAGTTCATTTCAAAACCAGCAACATTATTCAACATGGTAAGCCAGTACCATTAAATCCGAATCACACACACTTTGTGTTTGTCGACGATGGATACAGGAACAATTATAAAGGAGCGTCGGAGTTTCGTGCATCATTTGAGCAGAAAGTCTCCAAACCTACAGAGG CTGGTGGGTTAGGGATACCAGTTGTGTTGGTGATCTTAGAGGGCGGGACTGACGCTATCAGTGACGCCATGGTGTCTCTCAATCACCATATTCCCGTTGTCGTCTGCTCAGGAACAGGCCGGGCGGCAGACATCCTGGCCTATGCTTATTCTCACACACGCAGCAA ACATCATGATTCTAAAACTCCCAGAAATCG TAAAGGGGAGTTGAAGCCAAAACATGAAGACAAACTGATAGAGAAGATATTTGATGCTTATGGAGAAAGATGGAAAGAAAAGGAAATAGAAGAAAATATCAGATTACATTTGACCAACGTCAAGAAATGTATGGAGCACCGGGATTTG ATCAACATCTTCCCAATGAACAAACATGAAGACCTAGATATTGCTATTCTTACAGCCTTACTGAATT ccaAGGCCGGAGAGACGTCTGATGAAATCCGACAGAACCAGCTGAAGCTAGCTTTGACCTGGGACAGGGCTGATATCGCTCAGGAGGAGATCTTCAGGGAAGATGTGTTGTGGCCGACAG GAAGTTTGGATGATGTTCTGATGGAAGCCATCATGGAAGAGAGAGTGGAATTCGTTGCGCTGATTTTAACTCAAAACGTGGTGATGAAGGAGTTCCTAACCACACAGAAATTACAAGAGCTTTACGACAAG TCATTAAGTCGTATGGACTCTCACCATTTGAAGAAATTGATGCGTCGTACGATTAATAGTGAAGAGTTCTCATATGACAACTTGGCTCGCCTCATGGAGTCTCTGATGGATAAATACGACCACAATTTTGACGAAAGCAGTATTGTTGACACAGGGCCGGGGAAGAAGTTTTCCCCAGTGTTGACCAATGCTCAGCAGCATTTCAAATTCCCTTTCAAACAGCTGATGATTTGGTCCATTCTAATGTTAAG GCAAAAGATGGCGATGTTCGCCTGGCAGATGGGGAATGAGCCAGTCACCAGTGCCGTCGCCGCCTCTAGAATTTATGGCAGCATGGCGGAGCACATCCATCGAAACGAATCCGCATTGAAAGAAAAAGTGCTGACTTACAAAGA TGAGTTTGAGCACCTGGCCAGGAGCGTGTTGGACGAGTGTCACATCAAGCACCAGGAGAAGGCGATGATGCTGGCGGAGAGGAAGTCTCCGTCCTGGAGTTCAATGACCAGTCTACAGATCGCAGCCTCCGCCGGTAACAGG GCGTACTTGTCCTCAGTGTCGTGTAAGAACTCCATTGATACCTCCTGGAATCGAGGAATTCAATCGTCCCCTTCCAAG GTGCTGGTGACTGTATTTTTACCTTTCTTGCTGTTCACACCCTTTCTAGAAGTCAACGCAATGGGGGAGAAGAAAGCCAAGACTTTCCAGAAAATCCTTACGTTTTACACTGCTCCCATTACAAAGTTCACTCACCATTCG atcctgtacattttctttgtggCCCTGTTTACATACTTTTTGTTAGTGGACTACCAGTTCTATGAAATCACGACCATAGAGATTGTTTGTATTGTGTGGATTTTCACATTCATTGTGGATGAACTTTACACA TTGCTGACTTTTCCATCTCCAACTTTCCATGGAAAGATAAGAGACTGGTATGGAATGTTAAAGTGTGTGGACATGCTGAATCTACTGTTAGCACTCGTAGCATTCTTGGTCCGGATCATCGACATGGAGAAACATGCTGAAGAAGCCAAGATCATTTTCTCAATTAACTGTATCATCTTCTATATACGTATCATGAAGCTCTACACGGCTAACAGCAGTCTTGGACCCAAGCTTGAGATGATCAAAATGATG TTTGATGAGCTGCGGATGTTTCTCCTTGTGGTAATCGTCTTTCTCCTGGCTTATGGAGTGGCCAGCCAATCGCTACTGTTTCGACAGAGAGATGCATCTTGGGATATCCTGAGAGACATTGTGTTTTATCCCTACTGGCAGCTGTATGGAGAACTGGACTTTGAAAATGCAGTGCATA CGGACCAAGAATGTTTCGAGTCGCTGGGGAATTTCAGCAGCTCATCCATGACAAGGATGGCGTACAATGTGGCCAAGATGAAATGCAAGAAGGAATACTGGCTGGTCTACATCCTGTGTGCAGGTTACCTCATTATGGGCAACATCCTGCTCTTTAACCTTCTGATTGCCATATTCAA TCACATTTTCACTAAAGTGGAAGAGAAATCCAACGAGATCTGGAAGTTCCAGATGTACTTCTTAACCATGGAGTTTGACAACAAGACTGCCTTGGTTCCTCCATTGAGTATAATCCCCCATCTCTACCTGTTTTTCAAATGGATAGCAAGAAAAACTTGCTGCAAAAAGAGGTCGAAAG GGGTACAATTTACTCAGCGTCACCTGGAATTTTTGCAACTTTTTGAGAAAGAGGAAATGGCCAACTATCTGCGGCATAAGAAATCGGAACAGAAGGACTCAGCTGAGTCTAAACTTCAGAAAAG AGTTGAGGAACTCTTCAAATTGGTGGAGGAGGAATTAACCGCAGACCAAGGTGGCAGCTCTTTCAACCACACTCTCATTGCCACACAAACCACCAAACTACCACGAGAGACCACATTCGAATCTTGTCCACTGGAGCCTAATGGCTGGCCCAAAACAGAGGCTGTCATTGAATTTGCCAAGAAGTTGGAAGAAAAAGAGCAGAAGGAAGTCATAGAGGAGGAGGTGGCAGAG GCGTTGATGGATGAGGAGCAAGCCAAGAaagagaagaagaaaaagaagaaaaagaaacacaaGAAGCACAAGAAAGAAACACAAGAGGAagagaaaataaacaacatGGACGTACAAAATAACGCAAAACCTGAAAGTGAGGCACAGAAAAACATTCCCGACAACGCATGGGCATCGCCATTGCCTCCGACCACAACCAGGAATCTGTCTCCGCGGTTGGCGAGTCAGGAGTCGCCATACAAAAGTCCTTACTTACAGCGGCGCCTCACACCGCTCAAAGTGCAAAACGATTCATCTGAAGATTCAGACGACGTGGAAGACAATGCCCAAGTAAAAACTCCGGAACCATATAACATTCTCAGCACTCCAAGAAGATCCAGATCAAAATTACCAGCGAGCGATTCCGACTCGGATGTTCCGAGGAAATCCAGGAAAAAGAAATCACTAACCAGGGTCGAGAGTAGCACAGAAGATGAGCGACGatcaaaatctaaatttttcaaGCGATTTAGAAGTCGACAACTATCTGACACAGATTAA
- the LOC105348053 gene encoding transient receptor potential cation channel subfamily M member-like 2 isoform X2 has protein sequence MAGVGMDTKIYPSEKYDRVRFSSDQGGAGPSAMNLKERKIQQDRFYEVQSALTLEEARYSEMRKKIPGLGRIPKDRINTQSQDLEFQKRKQDHVVFVKQNFRQIECSKFVPDPKKLGVKKIRDLKCHCGEILTEHAGLSSAQPMNNVQRDIVEAYLIPEKLRSHINRETLFKAPPENLASLLHSVPWSKEDAFRENICTTFGKISFVNNDNSKPAKYVRLSHNDSVDRCLELMEKHWKIMEPKRPSLCISVIGGAKSFKLDNKMRETFNTGLIKAAKTTNAWLITTGSNVGVMKAVGNAVSEGQSFLWDDDRITHTLRLIGIGPWGYVKDRKYLESDGDGCFPVHFKTSNIIQHGKPVPLNPNHTHFVFVDDGYRNNYKGASEFRASFEQKVSKPTEAGGLGIPVVLVILEGGTDAISDAMVSLNHHIPVVVCSGTGRAADILAYAYSHTRSKHHDSKTPRNRKGELKPKHEDKLIEKIFDAYGERWKEKEIEENIRLHLTNVKKCMEHRDLINIFPMNKHEDLDIAILTALLNSKAGETSDEIRQNQLKLALTWDRADIAQEEIFREDVLWPTGSLDDVLMEAIMEERVEFVALILTQNVVMKEFLTTQKLQELYDKSLSRMDSHHLKKLMRRTINSEEFSYDNLARLMESLMDKYDHNFDESSIVDTGPGKKFSPVLTNAQQHFKFPFKQLMIWSILMLRQKMAMFAWQMGNEPVTSAVAASRIYGSMAEHIHRNESALKEKVLTYKDEFEHLARSVLDECHIKHQEKAMMLAERKSPSWSSMTSLQIAASAGNRVYLSSVACRNSIDATWRRGIYSRWKVLVTVFLPFLLFTPFLEVNAMGEKKAKTFQKILTFYTAPITKFTHHSILYIFFVALFTYFLLVDYQFYEITTIEIVCIVWIFTFIVDELYTLLTFPSPTFHGKIRDWYGMLKCVDMLNLLLALVAFLVRIIDMEKHAEEAKIIFSINCIIFYIRIMKLYTANSSLGPKLEMIKMMFDELRMFLLVVIVFLLAYGVASQSLLFRQRDASWDILRDIVFYPYWQLYGELDFENAVHTDQECFESLGNFSSSSMTRMAYNVAKMKCKKEYWLVYILCAGYLIMGNILLFNLLIAIFNHIFTKVEEKSNEIWKFQMYFLTMEFDNKTALVPPLSIIPHLYLFFKWIARKTCCKKRSKGVQFTQRHLEFLQLFEKEEMANYLRHKKSEQKDSAESKLQKRVEELFKLVEEELTADQGGSSFNHTLIATQTTKLPRETTFESCPLEPNGWPKTEAVIEFAKKLEEKEQKEVIEEEVAEALMDEEQAKKEKKKKKKKKHKKHKKETQEEEKINNMDVQNNAKPESEAQKNIPDNAWASPLPPTTTRNLSPRLASQESPYKSPYLQRRLTPLKVQNDSSEDSDDVEDNAQVKTPEPYNILSTPRRSRSKLPASDSDSDVPRKSRKKKSLTRVESSTEDERRSKSKFFKRFRSRQLSDTD, from the exons atggcagGTGTTGGAATGGACACAAAGATATACCCCTCAGAGAAATATGACAGGGTTCGATTTTCTTCGGACCAAGGGGGAGCTGGTCCATCGGCCATGAatttgaaagaaagaaaaatccaaCAGGATCGGTTTTATGAGGTGCAATCAGCTTTGACACTTGAGGAGGCGCGATACTCAGAAATGCGTAAAAAGATCCCTGGACTTGGTCGCATTCCTAAAGATCGCATTAATACACAGAGCCAGGATTTGGAATTTCAGAAG aGGAAACAAGACCATGTGGTATTTGTGAAGCAAAATTTTCGACAAATTGAGTGTAGCAAGTTTGTGCCAGACCCTAAAAAGCTTGGAGTGAAGAAGATCAGGGACTTAAA ATGCCACTGTGGAGAAATTTTGACAGAGCATGCTGGACTTTCCAGTGCTCAACCAATGAACAATGTTCAAAGGGACATTGTGGAGGCATATCTTATTCCAGAGA AGTTGAGAAGCCACATAAATCGGGAGACCCTCTTCAAAGCTCCTCCAGAAAATTTAGCCTCACTTTTACACTCAGTTCCCTGGAGTAAAGAGGATGCGTTCCGGGAAAACATCTGTACAACATTCGGCAAAATCAGTTTTGTGAACAATGACAACTCCAAACCTGCCAAG TATGTGCGACTAAGTCACAATGACTCCGTAGACAGATGCTTGGAACTTATGGAGAAACACTGGAAAATAATGGAACCCAAACGTCCCAGCTTGTGTATATCTGTGATAGGAGGGGCAAAGAGCTTCAAGCTGGACAACAAGATGAGAGAAACTTTCAACACTGGTCTCATTAAG gCAGCAAAGACAACAAACGCTTGGCTGATCACAACTGGGTCAAATGTCGGGGTGATGAAGGCGGTCGGGAATGCGGTCAGTGAGGGACAGTCCTTCCTGTGGGACGACGACCGCATCACCCACACCCTGCGTCTGATCGGTATTGGGCCCTGGGGATATGTCAAAGACAGGAAATACCTGGAGAGTGATGGAGAT ggCTGCTTTCCAGTTCATTTCAAAACCAGCAACATTATTCAACATGGTAAGCCAGTACCATTAAATCCGAATCACACACACTTTGTGTTTGTCGACGATGGATACAGGAACAATTATAAAGGAGCGTCGGAGTTTCGTGCATCATTTGAGCAGAAAGTCTCCAAACCTACAGAGG CTGGTGGGTTAGGGATACCAGTTGTGTTGGTGATCTTAGAGGGCGGGACTGACGCTATCAGTGACGCCATGGTGTCTCTCAATCACCATATTCCCGTTGTCGTCTGCTCAGGAACAGGCCGGGCGGCAGACATCCTGGCCTATGCTTATTCTCACACACGCAGCAA ACATCATGATTCTAAAACTCCCAGAAATCG TAAAGGGGAGTTGAAGCCAAAACATGAAGACAAACTGATAGAGAAGATATTTGATGCTTATGGAGAAAGATGGAAAGAAAAGGAAATAGAAGAAAATATCAGATTACATTTGACCAACGTCAAGAAATGTATGGAGCACCGGGATTTG ATCAACATCTTCCCAATGAACAAACATGAAGACCTAGATATTGCTATTCTTACAGCCTTACTGAATT ccaAGGCCGGAGAGACGTCTGATGAAATCCGACAGAACCAGCTGAAGCTAGCTTTGACCTGGGACAGGGCTGATATCGCTCAGGAGGAGATCTTCAGGGAAGATGTGTTGTGGCCGACAG GAAGTTTGGATGATGTTCTGATGGAAGCCATCATGGAAGAGAGAGTGGAATTCGTTGCGCTGATTTTAACTCAAAACGTGGTGATGAAGGAGTTCCTAACCACACAGAAATTACAAGAGCTTTACGACAAG TCATTAAGTCGTATGGACTCTCACCATTTGAAGAAATTGATGCGTCGTACGATTAATAGTGAAGAGTTCTCATATGACAACTTGGCTCGCCTCATGGAGTCTCTGATGGATAAATACGACCACAATTTTGACGAAAGCAGTATTGTTGACACAGGGCCGGGGAAGAAGTTTTCCCCAGTGTTGACCAATGCTCAGCAGCATTTCAAATTCCCTTTCAAACAGCTGATGATTTGGTCCATTCTAATGTTAAG GCAAAAGATGGCGATGTTCGCCTGGCAGATGGGGAATGAGCCAGTCACCAGTGCCGTCGCCGCCTCTAGAATTTATGGCAGCATGGCGGAGCACATCCATCGAAACGAATCCGCATTGAAAGAAAAAGTGCTGACTTACAAAGA TGAGTTTGAGCACCTGGCCAGGAGCGTGTTGGACGAGTGTCACATCAAGCACCAGGAGAAGGCGATGATGCTGGCGGAGAGGAAGTCTCCGTCCTGGAGTTCAATGACCAGTCTACAGATCGCAGCCTCCGCCGGTAACAGG GTATATCTTTCCTCTGTGGCTTGTCGAAATTCAATCGACGCCACATGGCGCCGTGGGATTTACTCTCGATGGAAG GTGCTGGTGACTGTATTTTTACCTTTCTTGCTGTTCACACCCTTTCTAGAAGTCAACGCAATGGGGGAGAAGAAAGCCAAGACTTTCCAGAAAATCCTTACGTTTTACACTGCTCCCATTACAAAGTTCACTCACCATTCG atcctgtacattttctttgtggCCCTGTTTACATACTTTTTGTTAGTGGACTACCAGTTCTATGAAATCACGACCATAGAGATTGTTTGTATTGTGTGGATTTTCACATTCATTGTGGATGAACTTTACACA TTGCTGACTTTTCCATCTCCAACTTTCCATGGAAAGATAAGAGACTGGTATGGAATGTTAAAGTGTGTGGACATGCTGAATCTACTGTTAGCACTCGTAGCATTCTTGGTCCGGATCATCGACATGGAGAAACATGCTGAAGAAGCCAAGATCATTTTCTCAATTAACTGTATCATCTTCTATATACGTATCATGAAGCTCTACACGGCTAACAGCAGTCTTGGACCCAAGCTTGAGATGATCAAAATGATG TTTGATGAGCTGCGGATGTTTCTCCTTGTGGTAATCGTCTTTCTCCTGGCTTATGGAGTGGCCAGCCAATCGCTACTGTTTCGACAGAGAGATGCATCTTGGGATATCCTGAGAGACATTGTGTTTTATCCCTACTGGCAGCTGTATGGAGAACTGGACTTTGAAAATGCAGTGCATA CGGACCAAGAATGTTTCGAGTCGCTGGGGAATTTCAGCAGCTCATCCATGACAAGGATGGCGTACAATGTGGCCAAGATGAAATGCAAGAAGGAATACTGGCTGGTCTACATCCTGTGTGCAGGTTACCTCATTATGGGCAACATCCTGCTCTTTAACCTTCTGATTGCCATATTCAA TCACATTTTCACTAAAGTGGAAGAGAAATCCAACGAGATCTGGAAGTTCCAGATGTACTTCTTAACCATGGAGTTTGACAACAAGACTGCCTTGGTTCCTCCATTGAGTATAATCCCCCATCTCTACCTGTTTTTCAAATGGATAGCAAGAAAAACTTGCTGCAAAAAGAGGTCGAAAG GGGTACAATTTACTCAGCGTCACCTGGAATTTTTGCAACTTTTTGAGAAAGAGGAAATGGCCAACTATCTGCGGCATAAGAAATCGGAACAGAAGGACTCAGCTGAGTCTAAACTTCAGAAAAG AGTTGAGGAACTCTTCAAATTGGTGGAGGAGGAATTAACCGCAGACCAAGGTGGCAGCTCTTTCAACCACACTCTCATTGCCACACAAACCACCAAACTACCACGAGAGACCACATTCGAATCTTGTCCACTGGAGCCTAATGGCTGGCCCAAAACAGAGGCTGTCATTGAATTTGCCAAGAAGTTGGAAGAAAAAGAGCAGAAGGAAGTCATAGAGGAGGAGGTGGCAGAG GCGTTGATGGATGAGGAGCAAGCCAAGAaagagaagaagaaaaagaagaaaaagaaacacaaGAAGCACAAGAAAGAAACACAAGAGGAagagaaaataaacaacatGGACGTACAAAATAACGCAAAACCTGAAAGTGAGGCACAGAAAAACATTCCCGACAACGCATGGGCATCGCCATTGCCTCCGACCACAACCAGGAATCTGTCTCCGCGGTTGGCGAGTCAGGAGTCGCCATACAAAAGTCCTTACTTACAGCGGCGCCTCACACCGCTCAAAGTGCAAAACGATTCATCTGAAGATTCAGACGACGTGGAAGACAATGCCCAAGTAAAAACTCCGGAACCATATAACATTCTCAGCACTCCAAGAAGATCCAGATCAAAATTACCAGCGAGCGATTCCGACTCGGATGTTCCGAGGAAATCCAGGAAAAAGAAATCACTAACCAGGGTCGAGAGTAGCACAGAAGATGAGCGACGatcaaaatctaaatttttcaaGCGATTTAGAAGTCGACAACTATCTGACACAGATTAA